One part of the Capra hircus breed San Clemente chromosome 4, ASM170441v1, whole genome shotgun sequence genome encodes these proteins:
- the HYAL4 gene encoding hyaluronidase-4, whose translation MKPLSEGQLRFSVVQPIHLMSWLFILFILKSISSLKPARLPVYQRKPFIAAWNAPTDQCLMKYNISLNLKMFQVIGSPLARARGQNITIFYVNRLGYYPWYTPQGVPINGGLPQNISLQAHLEKADQDISYYIPSEDFSGLAVIDWEYWRPQWARNWNTKDIYRQKSRKLISEMQENVSAADIENLAKATFEESAKAFMKETIELGIKSRPKGLWGYYLYPDCHNYNVYGPNYTGSCPEEEVLRNNELSWLWNSSAALYPSIGVRRSLGDSENVLRFSQFRVHESMRISTMTSRDYALPVFVYTRLGYRDQPLLFLSKQDLISTIGESAALGAAGIVIWGDMNLTSSEGNCTKVKQFVSSDLGSYIVNVTRAAEVCSLHVCRNNGRCVRKAWKTPDYLHLNPASYHIEASEDGAFTVKGRASDTDLAALAERFSCHCYQGYQGADCREMQTADGCSGPSSLPGSLLTLCLLVSTGYQSCQW comes from the exons ATGAAACCATTATCTGAAGGACAGCTAAGGTTTTCTGTTGTTCAACCAATACATCTCATGTCATGGCTATTCATACTTTTCATTCTGAAGTCTATCTCTTCCCTGAAACCTGCCCGACTTCCAGTTTATCAAAGAAAGCCCTTTATAGCAGCCTGGAATGCTCCAACAGATCAGTGTTTGATGAAATATAATATAAGCCTGAATTTGAAAATGTTTCAGGTGATTGGAAGTCCACTGGCCCGGGCCAGGGGGCAAAACATCACTATATTTTATGTCAACAGGTTGGGATACTATCCATGGTATACACCCCAAGGAGTTCCCATTAACGGAGGTCTCCCCCAGAACATAAGTTTGCAGGCGCATCTGGAAAAAGCTGACCAAGATATCAGTTATTACATCCCTTCTGAAGATTTCAGTGGGCTTGCTGTTATAGACTGGGAATACTGGCGACCCCAGTGGGCCAGGAACTGGAACACAAAAGACATCTACAGACAGAAGTCAAGAAAGCTTATTTCTGAGATGCAAGAGAATGTATCAGCTGCTGATATTGAAAATTTAGCCAAAGCAACCTTTGAAGAAAGTGCAAAAGCTTTCATGAAGGAAACCATTGAACTGGGGATTAAGAGCAGACCCAAAGGCCTTTGGGGGTACTATTTATATCCCGATTGTCACAATTATAATGTTTATGGCCCAAACTACACTGGGTCATGCCCGGAAGAAGAAGTTTTGAGGAACAATGAGCTCTCTTGGCTCTGGAACAGCAGTGCTGCTTTATATCCTTCTATTGGAGTCAGGAGATCTCTCGGAGACAGTGAAAATGTTTTGCGTTTCTCGCAATTTCGGGTGCATGAATCTATGAGGATCTCTACCATGACGTCCCGTGATTATGCCCTGCCTGTGTTTGTCTACACAAGGCTAGGCTACAGAGACCagcctttactttttctttctaag CAAGATCTAATCAGTACTATTGGAGAAAGTGCTGCCTTGGGAGCTGCGGGCATTGTTATTTGGGGAGACATGAATTTGACTTCATCTGAG GGCAACTGTACAAAGGTGAAGCAGTTTGTGAGTTCTGATTTAGGGAGCTACATCGTCAATGTGACCAGAGCCGCTGAGGTGTGCAGCCTTCATGTCTGCAGGAATAACGGGAGATGCGTAAGGAAGGCGTGGAAAACGCCAGATTACCTTCACCTGAACCCTGCGAGTTACCACATAGAGGCCTCCGAGGATGGAGCATTTACTGTGAAAGGCAGAGCATCTGATACAGACCTGGCAGCGCTGGCGGAGAGATTCTCCTGTCATTGTTATCAGGGATACCAGGGGGCTGACTGCAGAGAAATGCAGACGGCTGACGGCTGCTCGGGGCCTTCCTCTCTGCCAGGCTCACTACTCACACTGTGTCTGCTGGTTTCCACAGGTTATCAGAGCTGTCAGTGGTGA